In a genomic window of Wyeomyia smithii strain HCP4-BCI-WySm-NY-G18 chromosome 1, ASM2978416v1, whole genome shotgun sequence:
- the LOC129718104 gene encoding uncharacterized protein LOC129718104: MEHEFYLVETDSLNLLDQREEAVDEQCSTIVSQANMSNKVPEVSLFSYVINDVQQEIEQPGIRALKPSNWNIESDNQELDTHVDSLDNTFFTPNDLRELLKRTDTGKAILSNAEHGTLSKDSKKELSGIIAENHIKRSGGRGRFSKDYLKNYSKCIELLLPHEKQDMITYYIPAAPPERRNPGGSIHQAYKRLKGTISKRQDRELDHQRKLGGKENSSTSDIIERNSKVDQARRWLQLNVHPWDIVLKMWKETFHLRITCLRSLKCGDILIKYPHYKEELGYQLIDEDYRDLGYKEKRANWKNIIDKLRTYFILKVRSQNSLVVLEFMNRSNQSEDALFCCFLILLNCCVKPSKITKTMRPAILTAQEDVLMFAGSLDSARESIKTLFEAYAVQNITPHPKIVAIGVDYTSTKREFYVLYEDIVYKLDSAARAVDVLIKMSNIFKLPFSKITKLVWYTIEEVMYDTRAPAQYKQIEEIKAICL, from the exons ATGGAGCATGAATTTTACTTGGTGGAGACGGATAGTTTGAATTTATTAGACCAAAGAGAAGAAGCTGTAGACGAACAATGTTCGACTATTGTCAGTCag GCTAATATGAGCAATAAGGTGCCGGAAGTATCGCTGTTTAGTTATGTAATAAACGACGTACAACAGGAAATAGAGCAGCCGGGTATCAGAGCCCTGAAGCCAAGTAATTGGAACATAGAATCAGACAATCAAGAACTCGATACTCATGTAGATAGCTTGGACAACACGTTCTTTACGCCAAATGACCTGCGAGAATTATTGAAGCGTACAGACACCGGCAAAGCTATTTTAAGTAACGCTGAACATGGAACACTTTCGAAAGACAGCAAAAAAGAACTATCAGGAATAATTGCGGAAAATCATATAAAGCGAAGTGGAGGACGAGGACGCTTTTCAAAAGATTATTTGAAAAACTATTCGAAATGCATTGAACTTCTTCTGCCACACGAAAAGCAAGATATG ATTACGTATTATATTCCAGCAGCACCACCTGAACGGCGAAATCCCGGTGGTAGCATTCATCAAGCATATAAACGATTGAAAGGGACCATCAGTAAAAGGCAAGATAGGGAATTAGACCATCAAAGGAAGTTGGGTGGAAAAGAAAACTCATCTACATCAGATATAATAGAGCGGAACTCCAAGGTTGACCAGGCACGAAGATGGTTACAGCTCAACGTCCATCCGTGGGATATTGTATTAAAAATGTGGAAGGAAACGTTTCACCTTCGTATAACCTGCTTAAGAAGCCTGAAGTGTGGCGATATTCTAATAAAATATCCCCACTATAAAGAGGAGCTCGGATATCAACTG ATCGATGAAGATTACCGTGATTTGGGATACAAAGAAAAAAGAgctaactggaaaaatataatcGACAAATTAAGGACGTATTTCATATTGAAAGTTCGAAGCCAGAACTCTCTTGTAGTGCTGGAATTTATGAATCGTTCAAATCAATCTGAAG aTGCCCtattttgttgctttttaatTCTACTCAATTGTTGTGTAAAACCTAGCAAAATTACAAAGACCATGAGACCAGCAATTCTAACCGCACAGGAAGATGTGCTAATGTTTGCTGGTAGTCTGGACTCTGCGCGCGAGTCCATCAAAACACTTTTCGAAGCTTACGCTGTCCAAAATATTACGCCACATCCCAAAATAGTCGCCATTGGAGTTGATTACACCTCTACGAAAAGAGAGTTCTATGTGCTTTACGAGGATATAGTATACAAACTGGATTCAGCGGCTCGAGCCGTAGATGTCTTGATTAAGATGAGCAACATTTTTAAACTACCGTTTTCAAAAATTACCAAGCTTGTGTGGTATACTATCGAAGAAGTTATGTATGACACAAGAGCGCCAGCTCAATATAAGCAAATCGAAGAGATTAAAGCGATATGTCTATGA
- the LOC129718113 gene encoding uncharacterized protein LOC129718113 has product MEHEFYLVETDSLNLLDQREEAVDEQCSTIVSQANMSNKVPEVSLFSYVINDVQQEIEQPGIRALKPSNWNIESDNQELDTHVDSLDNTFFTPNDLRELLKRTDTGKAILSNAEHGTLSKDSKKELSGIIAENHIKRSGGRGRFSKDYLKNYSKCIELLLPHEKQDMITYYIPAAPPERRNPGGSIHQAYKRLKGTISKRQDRELDHQRKLGGKENSSTSDIIERNSKVDQARRWLQLNVHPWDIVLKMWKKTFHLRITCLRSLKCGDILIKYPHYKEELGYQLIDEDYRDLGYKEKRANWKNIIDKLRTYFILKVRSQNSLVVLEFMNRSNQSEDALICCFLILLNCCVKPSKITKTMRPAILTAQEDVLMFAGSLDSARESIKTLFEAYAVQNITPHPKIVAIGVDYTSTKREFYVLYEDIVYKLDSAARAVDVLIKMSNIFKLPFSKITKLVWYTIEEVMYDTRAPAQYKQIEEIKAICL; this is encoded by the exons ATGGAGCATGAATTTTACTTGGTGGAGACGGATAGTTTGAATTTATTAGACCAAAGAGAAGAAGCTGTAGACGAACAATGTTCGACTATTGTCAGTCag GCTAATATGAGCAATAAGGTGCCGGAAGTATCGCTGTTTAGTTATGTAATAAACGACGTACAACAGGAAATAGAGCAGCCGGGTATCAGAGCCCTGAAGCCAAGTAATTGGAACATAGAATCAGACAATCAAGAACTCGATACTCATGTAGATAGCTTGGACAACACGTTCTTTACGCCAAATGACCTGCGAGAATTATTGAAGCGTACAGACACCGGCAAAGCTATTTTAAGTAACGCTGAACATGGAACACTTTCGAAAGACAGCAAAAAAGAACTATCAGGAATAATTGCGGAAAATCATATAAAGCGAAGTGGAGGACGAGGACGCTTTTCAAAAGATTATTTGAAAAACTATTCGAAATGCATTGAACTTCTTCTGCCACACGAAAAGCAAGATATG ATTACGTATTATATTCCAGCAGCACCACCTGAACGGCGAAATCCCGGTGGTAGCATTCATCAAGCATATAAACGATTGAAAGGGACCATCAGTAAAAGGCAAGATAGGGAATTAGACCATCAAAGGAAGTTGGGTGGAAAAGAAAACTCATCTACATCAGATATAATCGAGCGGAACTCCAAGGTTGACCAGGCACGAAGATGGTTACAGCTCAACGTCCATCCGTGGGATATTGTATTAAAAATGTGGAAGAAAACGTTTCACCTTCGTATAACCTGCTTAAGAAGCCTGAAGTGTGGCGATATTCTAATAAAATATCCCCACTATAAAGAGGAGCTCGGATATCAACTG ATCGATGAAGATTACCGTGATTTGGGATACAAAGAAAAAAGAgctaactggaaaaatataatcGACAAATTAAGGACGTATTTCATATTGAAAGTTCGAAGCCAGAACTCTCTTGTAGTGCTGGAATTTATGAATCGTTCAAATCAATCTGAAG aTGCCCTCATTTGTTGCTTTTTAATTCTACTCAATTGTTGTGTAAAACCTAGCAAAATTACAAAGACCATGAGACCAGCAATTCTAACCGCACAGGAAGATGTGCTAATGTTTGCTGGTAGTCTGGACTCTGCGCGCGAGTCCATCAAAACACTTTTCGAAGCTTACGCTGTCCAAAATATTACGCCACATCCCAAAATAGTCGCCATTGGAGTTGATTACACCTCTACGAAAAGAGAGTTCTATGTGCTTTACGAGGATATAGTATACAAACTGGATTCAGCGGCTCGAGCCGTAGATGTCTTGATTAAGATGAGCAACATTTTTAAACTACCGTTTTCAAAAATTACCAAGCTTGTGTGGTATACTATCGAAGAAGTTATGTATGACACAAGAGCGCCAGCTCAATATAAGCAAATCGAAGAGATTAAAGCGATATGTCTATGA